A window from Ostrinia nubilalis chromosome 13, ilOstNubi1.1, whole genome shotgun sequence encodes these proteins:
- the LOC135077456 gene encoding protein N-terminal asparagine amidohydrolase — MVVVLNGVLADECPTSVRALLASHPGYRDAAAQLLAAVARVVPPPGLLYVGQRELAAVVPHDKNVNIIGSDDATSCIIVVVRHSGSGAIALAHLDGSGTEEAAAAMVARVQQLAVGYPEGRIELQLVGGFTDPRRYSDELFASIMLSFHRLTVEVDLTMACCCELNTGLGGGPPTPLVTGVGVDIRAGDLFPATFPDKGPEMPLRGARMITGGPHTTQVLDIYDNGVGMLRIGPFNYDPLRGVDLWLEQSDDFILQSLSTTPAVEPPHFVHNIRVTLKFIQQHPFPAVTVFPDNRPHYYRRDEQTGCWVPIRF, encoded by the exons ATGGTGGTGGTGCTGAACGGCGTGCTGGCCGACGAATGCCCGACGTCGGTGCGCGCGCTCCTCGCCAGCCACCCCGGCTACAGGGACGCGGCGGCCCAGCTACTGGCGGCGGTTGCACGAGTGGTGCCGCCTCCAGGCCTGCTGTACGTCGGCCAGCGAGAGCTAGCGGCCGTCGTGCCGCATGACA AAAACGTCAACATCATTGGTTCAGATGACGCCACATCATGTATTATAGTCGTCGTCAGACATTCAG GATCAGGAGCGATAGCGCTGGCCCACCTAGACGGATCTGGTACAGAGGAGGCTGCAGCGGCCATGGTAGCGCGAGTGCAGCAGTTAGCTGTCGGCTACCCTGAGGGTCGGATCGAGCTGCAGCTCGTCGGCGGGTTCACTGACCCTCGCCGCTACTCGGATGAGCTGTTCGCCAGTATCATGT TATCATTCCACCGGCTAACAGTAGAAGTGGACCTCACGATGGCCTGTTGCTGTGAGCTGAACACGGGTCTAGGCGGCGGGCCCCCAACGCCTTTAGTGACGGGGGTCGGCGTGGACATAAGGGCTGGAGACCTGTTCCCCGCCACATTCCCGGATAAGGGGCCTGAAATGCCACTGAGGGGGGCCAGGATGATCACTGGGGGGCCGCATACCACACAG GTCCTGGACATATACGACAACGGCGTGGGAATGCTTCGCATCGGTCCGTTCAACTACGACCCACTACGCGGCGTGGACCTGTGGCTGGAGCAGTCCGACGACTTCATCCTGCAGAGCCTCAGCACCACGCCCGCCGTGGAGCCGCCGCACTTTGTGCACAAT ATCCGCGTAACGTTGAAGTTTATCCAGCAGCATCCATTCCCGGCGGTGACAGTGTTCCCGGACAACCGGCCACATTATTATCGTCGCGACGAGCAAACCGGCTGCTGGGTGCCTATCCGGTTCTAA
- the LOC135077426 gene encoding membrane protein BRI3-like, with amino-acid sequence MEKPSVTEQPPPYSATVPPGPSPQPGVPPGGPYPPPPPGYTPYGTAPPPPPGPAFVPNYGATSTIIIQPPIIAVGACPACRVGILEDDFTCLGILCAILFFPLGILCCLALKNRRCSNCGAMFG; translated from the exons ATGGAAAAACCATCTGTGACTGAGCAGCCTCCACCTTATTCAGCGACCGTTCCACCAG GTCCCTCACCACAGCCTGGCGTGCCTCCCGGAGGTCCATATCCTCCCCCTCCCCCCGGCTACACCCCATACGGGACCGCGCCACCGCCACCCCCGGGCCCAGCGTTTGTGCCCAACTACGGAGCAACCAGCACCATCATCATTCAACCGCCCATCATCGCCGTCGGCGCCTGCCCTGCCTGCCGCGTCGGAATCCTAGAAGACGACTTCACGTGTCTAGGTATACTCTGCGCGATTCTGTTCTTCCCGCTAGGCATTCTTTGCTGTCTCGCCCTCAAGAATAGGAGATGCTCGAATTGCGGTGCTATGTTTGGTTAA